AGCGCCGGTGACTTTGATCGCCGCCCCGACGCGGTTGTCCCATCCGTCCCGCACAAGGGTGCCGTTGTAGACGACTTTGGGATAGGCCGTCGTCATGAGAGAGATCATACTCATCGCGAAGAGTTTGTTGATGAAAATCTGATTCGGGATCAGGCCTGTCACAGCCGCCTGTCCGTGCTGCACTTCGTTGATCTCATCCCACGGCATCCAAACGACGGGATACCGGGTGAGGGCCGTGTCCCACTCTGGGCGAATCCATGCGGTGCCGGTGCACTCGGCCGCAAAGATCCGCCCAGACTCGGGATCACGGCGAAGATGAAGGAGGACAGTCACGCGGTCCGTGTCGGCGCGCTCGACCTGGTCCGGGACGTCCTGGGTCTCATTGTCTTGTGTGATGCCGTCCGGGTCGCCGCCCCACTGCGCAGCCCGGCGCCGCACGTCCTCGACTTGCTCCCGAGACTCGATGATGATCCACGGCTGCCGACTCACATCTGAGCTGGTAGGATTGCCAAAATGCACGCGTGTGTTGAGGATATTCTCAATGGCGACATCCCCGGGCTCTCGCTGCCCAGTTTTGGCAGCGGCGTCCCACCAGAGATACAGCGCGCCATCCCCGCGCACGGCGGCATTGCGGAGAAACTGTGTGATGGTCGTCTCGAACTTTGTGCGTTCAAAGATGGCGTCGATGGTATCGCCGATGACGTCGCTCATCAGACGGGCAGCCTGTTCTGGGATCGCGCCTATGGCGTCCAGCGGCGTCGCCTGCACAGCAATCGAGTCGGAGCGCAGCGAGGAGATGAGGAACAGCACCACGCGTTTGAGTAGATTGAACACAGGGGTCGGCAACCCCTCGGCGTCGACGCCCTCCCATTGCCGACCGATGAAGAAGTTTTCATTGACGGCAGCGGTATCATACAAGTTGAGGGTTGTCTTGAACGACACCCCATCGTCCCACCGCTGCGCAATCTGGGAAAGCTCCAACGTCTCAAGAGGCATGCCGGTCACCTCCCGCTTTGCGCACCTCGTCCGGCCGCAAACCGGTGGGTGGCGTATAGGCCATCAGGGTCTCGACGCGCCGGGCCATGCGCTCCTGCTCCAGCCGCGCCTCCTCAGAGAGGGCCGCGTCCTGCGTAGGGGACGGCGTCCTCGACGTCCCGCTCGGTGTCCTCGACGTGCGGCGGATCCAGTCCAACAAGATGGGCCGCAGGTACAGGGCCACCAACACAAAGGCCACCAAGCAGCCACCGAGAAGCCCCACAATCAAAAACGCCATTGGTCTCTCCATTGTCTCGTCCTCCACTCGCAACTCAGCGCTCAAAACTCATCACTGTCGTCAGTATTCGAGATACTGACGACTCAGGCCATCGTCCGCCGGGATGCCGGTCACAGGGTCCGGCGTGTAGCGCACCCACTCGGATACGCTGTAACGCAGTGCGTCCATCGCGTGGTTGAGCACGTCGACAGGCCGGTCGGTGTAGGCGCCCGACTGCTCATCTCTTATCCACTTCCAGAGCTGAAGCTCACGGATGGTGTGCTTGCAACTGGGATCCACAATGATCTGGTGCGCCTTAAGCCAGTCGATTTGCGCCACATCATCATGGGGCCGCTTGACGACGCCCCGGCACAGATACCGGGCCCTCTGCCACTCGCGCACGCGGTCCGGCTCGGCGCAGTCGGCCCACAGCATCGTGGTCCTTGGGATCACGCCCTCCGCCAGCTCTATGAGCTCGGCGTTGACGAGGCCCGGCTGATAGATCTCCCGTCGGATGTAGACAACCTGGTCTTTGACGCCGACAGACAGCAGGGCGGAAGGGTCGTTGAAACCGAAGTCGAGGCCACCGGAGAGTGCATCATAGCATCCATCGTTCTCCGGGCAGTCGTCGACACGCCAGCGGGTGAGGATGAGCCCCCCGACCTCGCCCCACTCACCCAAGGCATACACGCGGTAGAGCTCCGGGTTTGCTTTCTCCAGCGCCGCCATACGGTCCGCGTAATCCGGCGGATTGAACCGGTTATCCCGCCAAGTGGACTCATGGAGGCACACATCCGGGTGCGGCGTGTCAAAGAACCGGGCCTTGATCCAGTGGGCAGAGGAAACAGGATTAAAACTCAGCGTCACCTGCGGCCAAAGGGCCGGCGGCAGCGTCCCACGGATACGGAGGGCAATCAGGTCGACGTCCCGCTCGGAGAGCTCTGTCGCCTCCTCGACCCAAACCCAGCATAGCTTTCCCGACGGGACCGTGACAGACTTGAGCCGCTCCAACTGCTGGGCATCTTTGCAGCCCCGAAACAGGATCCATGCGCCGGTGATTTTGCAGCGTAGGCTCAGCGGGCTTGACCGTATCTCCCAAATACGCGGCCACAGGTCTCCAAAGATGCGATACACAGCACCCGTCAATTCTGCGTACGTCGACGATCGATGAGAGGCCTCCGTCTTGCGGACGACCAGCAGCCCCGCGCCCGTATACGCCTTGTCTGTGAGGTGCAAAATGTACTCCTGCGCCAGGTCGTAGGACTTGCCGGAGCTGGCGGCGCCCTTGAGGACGCGCCAGAAATGCCGGCTCTCATGCGCGGGCACAAAGGCGCGGTTTGCCGAGACTTCTATGTGCCGCACCGGCCTCCTACTCACTGCCCGTCGCCTCCCCCGAAGCCGCGCACTATCGCCACGTCCGGCATCGCGCCGTCCAACTCGCCGTCCATGAGCCCAGTGATCCGCGCCAGCAGCTCCGCGGCCTTGATGGCACCCCGCGCGTCAAAGCGATACTCGCCGCTCGGCATGTAGTCCTTGGCGGCACTGTCCCACTCCAAGACCGGTTGCGCCTGCATACAGCGCCGAAAGACCTCCCGCAGGTCGAGGATCACAGAGTCGCGATTGATCCCATGCTGCTCGACCAAGTCGGCCCGCAGCTCTCTTATCTTTGCCCGCACGTCCGACCGCTTAAGCAACCGACACGCCTGCGAATCGGCATTTTTGGCGGCATACCCGGCGGCCTTAGCGGCCCGTGTGGCGTTGGCCTCTGGGTCTGCGGCGTAGATCTCGCAGAACCGCCACATCCGTGCACTGCCGTCCTTCCATGTTGTTTTTGTCTTCTTGGCGGCGGCAGTCATCTCCAGCCCCCCTTGACAGATAACAGTTGTTATCTGTTATCTGATCAGCTGTTATTTGTTCGTCAGCAGGATTATATCAAGAGTATGAGTGTTCGCAAATAATTTTCTGAATCTGTTTCTACACCACGCGCACGCGCGCGTATTTGGGTTTCCGCGCGATGAAAAATGTACCCGCGCGCGCTCGCCGGCGCGCGTGCAGACGGCCGGACAAACCTTGATTGTTTCATTTCTATCCATCGCGGGACGCCCCGGGCGCCGTCCCCTACGATTATCCATTATCCATTGCGCGGCGCACTCCACCCGCGCGGCGGCCGGTTCGGTTTGCCGTCGACGCGGCGCAGCTGTATGTACTCACTGAGATCCCCGGCGTCGGAAGCGCAGCGCTGGAGGTCCAGCATTTTGTATCCGCGTGGGATATGCGGAGCCCTGGTGAGGCGCAGCGGCTTCACGCCGCGTTTGATGCAGACAATGGGCTGCGTAAGGTTGCGGGACTGACTCCACCGCCGTTTCTGCGGGATCTTATCCCGTGGCGCCTCCGGCTCCGCGCGTCCCTGCCGATTGCGAAAGATATATCTGGCGAGCCACGAGTGTTCCGCGTCCGGCGTCATCTGCTCCAGCTGGACACGACCGAGGCCCCAAAGCGCCACAGCATCCTCCATCGGCATCTTTGACATGAGGATATGGTGGTGGATACGCCGCGTATCCCGCTCCGTGGTCGTCACAGCGATGTATTTGAGCTCCGGCATCCCGCGCCCGCGCCGCCAGGCCCGGACTTTTCGGAGATACCGCGCCCTATCCTTCAGGGCCTGGTCCATCTCCGGGGCTGGCGGCGCATAGCTGAGCGTCAACCAGAGATCGGAGGCCCCGAAATTCGCGTTGACGAGTCTGGTCAGATGTTTTTGGCTGTATTTCTCATTGCGGGCGGCCTGCCCCTTATCTGTCTCGGCCCGATTTTCCGACCGCGAGACCTTCCGGCCATCTCGCGCGGCCTGATAGGTCTCGATCTCCAAGATATCGCCCGCGTACACCCTCCGCTCAATCCAGACCATTCTTCTTACCCCATTTAGTCGGCAAATTAATTGGTTTAAGGACGTTCCAAAGGGGCATAGCCCCTGAACAGATAACAGCTGGTCAGATAACAGTTAACATCTACAACTGTTATCTGATATCTGATCAGTTGTTATCTGGCGGAGGAACACCTTATTATATAAGGTGTTCCTCCGCCGCCACGATCCCGGCCAGCTCGGTCCGGAAGGCCTTTATCGCCTTCACAGTCTTTACGCTGTCCATCGTCAGTTGCTCCTCCGGATCTCCGGCGTGGAGATCCGTCTCCTTGTACATCTCCAAAACAGTCTGCTTGCCGTCTTGTAGCGGCCGGTTGTAGTGCCCACAGCCGTGCCAGCGGGCTTGGAACACGTGTTCCGGAACCCCGACCTGGAACCCGTACACGGTGCAGTACGACTGCGACCGCATCCCAGGCATTTTGCGCGTCACGAGGTTTTTGCACCCCTCACACTCCAGCGGCCCGCGGCCGAACTCTCTGTACATGCGATCAAGACACAGCGCCACGTCTTATCAACCACCTTTCCCTGTCTCTGATTTTTTTCGCTCTGCCACAGCACAGCTTGCTGCAATAGATTGTCCCTCCCCGCAGCGAGGAGGGCAACTCCTCGCCACAGACGGGACAGTACCGCCTACCCGGCATCCTGCATGCCACCGCCGGCAGGAGCGTCGGCGTTTTCTGCTGGGCGCGCCACTGGCCGTATGTCAGCCCCGCCGCGCGGGCGGCCAGGGCATCCTGCGTTAATTGCGACATGGTCTTTCCGCCTCTGCCCACCTTTTCTATTCCTCCTCTCGTACGCGGTGCACGCATCTCCGATGGGACACGGGCGCCGCTGATATGTGTCTAACAAGTAGTTACAGACCGACAGCTTCCGGGCGGCCCCCGGTAGGGGGCCCCAGTATCGGCAATCTGTCCGCCAGCAGCTGACGGGCACTTTCGAAGGGGCGGCTGCCGGCAGGGGAACCTGTGCAGCGGCCTTGCGCTTGCGCGCCGCACGCGCGCGCGCGCTTTCGTGGTATATTTTTTCAGAGCACGCAATGCAATATTTTGCGGACCTGTGGCGGCCGGAGATATCCGCGCCGCACTGGGCGCAACAGCGATCACTTTTCAATGGCCTCTATCTCCTCAAACTTGATATCCATGAGTTGCCCCTCGCAGCACGACGGCCACAGCGGCAGATCCAGCTTATTTACAAAATCGTGTCTGTTTCCCGCAGCGGGGGCAGATAAACGTCACATGGGCAAACTCCCGTATCAGATCCTCCAGCAGGTTCCGCAGGGGCCGCGGCAGCTCCCTGTCCCCGATCTTTAGGGTCATATCAATTCCTCCCCATACTCCATACGCCGAAAGCTGCGATCGCCAGGAGCGCCACAGTCCGCAGGCAGCCACTTTTGAGATCGGCGCCCAACTCCATAGCGCCCACGGCTCCGATAGCACCGAATATGGCCATAAAAGTCACGGCGCCCAGCAGTGTCCGCCGCCCGCGGCGCCACAGCCGCTGAATTTTGAGCCACCTGATAGCATTCTGGCAGCCGACGATCGTCTTTTTGGCTCTGGCCCTCGCCATATCTATCACTCCGTTTTCCACTGTTATCTGTTATCTGTTCATTGTTATCTGTAAAAAGGGGGTCCCGGGGCGGGACGGTAACAGATGCGACCCGCCCCGGGAAAGTGAAAAGAAAGAAGGTGGGTAAGTTGGTAATCAACAGATTGTGAGCTCATAGGTGGGACGATGCTTGTCGTCCCCATACTCATCTTCCACCACGCAGCAGAACAGATTGCCCACCTGATAGATTTCAGGCACGGCCATGTTGTCCGACGCGATACCCCATGTGACATTTCTGATGGAATCTTCGTCCGCTCTCTCGCCTAACTGGGCTCGTCCAAGAAGGCTCGCGACTTCCGGCGACCTCGTCAGATACACCTTATAGCATGTCATATATATATCACTCACTCCGTTCGTTCAAGTTATGAGTGCTGCCCGGGCCCTTCTGGCCCAATAGGAAGCGATCGCCTCCAGATCTTCGGGTCGCTGAATCACGATTTGCGGCTGAATCACGGGCGCGCCACCAGCCAGCCAGATTTCCATAGCCTGCCGCCGCAGCACCCAGTGCCCGTTGTTCTTACCCTTCTCCGGGGGGACGTACTGCCCCCATGAGACATGCCCGCCCCGGATCCATTGCTTGATGGTGTCGGCGTTCACGCCGAGCCGCTGGGCCGCCTCGGCGACGCTGATAAGCTCACGCATGTTGAAAGACCCCCTCCCGCCGTCACCAGATCGGCGGCATTTTCATCTCTTCCGCGTCCCGCTCCGCAATCCAGCGTCTATCGGCTCGTACGGTGAGCCGGGTGCGCAGCCGCCCCAGCGGGCCGCTCCAACGCGCGTCGCGCATCCGCGCCACTTTCGCCTGGCGCTCAGCCGGGTCCTCCGGCAGGTCCCACACGTATCCGCAGCAGTCCGGCCGCTCGTATGTCCTGGCGCCTAGGAGGGGTCTGTACAGCGGGCAGTTCGTGCAGTACGGCGGCGCCACGAAGCAGGGTTCTTCCCCGGGGTCCGCCCCCGCATAATTGCACGCAAAGCTGCCGTAGTTGCCGTCATGCTCAAATTGCGCCCACCCGGGCCACTCGCTTGCGCTCCGTGTTCCATCCTCCGCGAGCCATCCGAAGAGCTCCCTGTGATACCGCCGGGCCTCCCCCAGCGTCAGCGCGTTTGCGTTCTTTTTTACCTGTGTCATCTGTGTTACCACCTTTCTTTTCACGGCCGTCCTCCGGGGGCGGCTTTTTATTTACTCCGATATCTGTTCACTGCTATCTGTTGTCTCATGTCTCCTCTCGAACTCGGCCAGATCCTCCGGCCGGATGCGGTAACTCTTTCGGGATAGCTTAATCGCGCGCAGCTCCTTGTGGCCGATCCAGCGCCACACCGTGGCCACGCTCACGCCGAAGCGCTCCGCAACCTGCGCGCAGGTGAGCAGGTTCGCCATTGTTCCACCCCCTCTTTGTTGACCCGTGTCGGATGTTGTTATATAATAAAAGTTGAAGATATTCTGTGTTGGCAGAAAGGTGGTTGCGCTATGCCAGTGGAGTATTACGTTTTTCCGGAGAATAAAAATTATGCGGTCTTCGCCGAAAACAATCTTAGTTGGGCAAATCTTGACGAGAAAAGCGAAGACGCACAAATCCCACATCCGGGAAACATTTCGAGCGTGCTGTGCAGCGTAAGAGCGCTTTTTGAGCCCTGTTTCGGAACAGAACATGTAAACAGAAGGGCTCTTGCTGTTTTCCCGACTAATGGTGACAACATGGCATGTGCAAGATATCATGTGATATTTTTGTCTGCGCGCGGGAGTAACTGGTGTCAGTATGCATACCAATTTGCACATGAACTGTGTCACTTCATGATTAATGCGGACATCGTAAAACCATTGCGTTGGTTCGAGGAAAGCATCTGTGAGCTGGCGTCATTGTTCTTTCTGCCAGGGATCACCGAACAGTGGGAAGACGCTCCTCCATATCCCCAGTGGAAACCGTACGCCCGTGAGTTCTCTGCTTATATTGAAGAGGAGGTGAAGCCCACGAGCGCCGTAATTCCGGAGGGTATAAGTTTCAGCGAGTACTTTTCTAGAAAAATGGGGCACCTTGAAACGCATGAGTATGAGCGGGACATTAACCGTCTCTGCGCGATGCACCTGCTTCCTATCTTCGAGGAAACTCCTGCCTTGTGGCGGGATACTCTTCACCTCGGAAAACTGCATGCGGGTCATACCTTCCTGAAATCTCTGCAGCACTGGAGGGAGTTGTCCGACGCGAAGAACGCGATTGAAAAGATCATAGCGCTATTCGAGGGACGTAGAGATGTGTGATCGTCTCCTTAGTTCCGCCCCCATACTAGGCCCCCGGGACCCTGTGGCCCTAGCGGACCGCGGACGCCAATCATTCCCCTCCTCGGACCGATATGCCCTCCCTGCCTTTGGCGCGAAAGTTCCCCCTCCTCAAGCAGGAACAGGGCATACTCGTCAAGGCTGAGGTTCCTGTCCCGCGCCTCCTCCCGCATCGCCGCCAGCGCATCATCCCGGATTTCCAACGTCACCTGTGCCATTCTGTCACCCTTTCGTCGCCGCCGCCCCGTCCGGGGCGGCTTTTTGTTTGCCTCAAAGTACAATTCTCGTTGATTTTCCTACTTTTTGTTGTTGATCTAGCCAGTCCCACAGAATATGTAAGACAAGCGCGTTGATGGATATGCCACTACGGGATGCCAGGTGCCCGATTCCATCGTACAGATCCGCAGGTATCCGCAGTGTGTAACGCACCCGCGTAACACCATTTGTCATATTTTTGACACCACCCTTCCTCTACAGTATAGCATGTCATCATATTGACGTCAATAGTCATATTGAAAAAATTTTCGATTTGTTGTATGATGTCAATATGACGCTGGAAGGAGGCACTGTGATGAAGAAGGGCGACCCGTACACCAAGGAAGCAGATACGCGCTTCACGCTCAGGATCCCGACAGAACTGCTTGACGCCATCAAAAAAGAGGCCGATGAGAACAAACGGTCCGCTGGAAAGCAGATTGAGTTCATTTTAGAAAATTGGGTGCGAGAAAACGCTGTAGAATAACAACCAGGAGTGTTTTTATCGTGTACCCACGCCGCTGTGCCTCTTGCCGGAGGGCTGCCAGGATCTCAGGTGGTAGGCGCAGTGTTGTCTGCTCGCGGTCCACGCTCTTCGCCTCCTCCGCCGCCCCGTCCGGGGCGGCTTTTTGTTTGCCCAAAAGTACAATTCTCGTTGATTTTCCTACTTTTTTGTGGTATCCTTGAGACAAGGAGGGATTTCTATGCGTAAACTGCTGATCCTTGTTCTCACTCTCGCAATGCTGACCAGTTGCGCCATCCCGACGTCTCCGCCCCCAGAGGCGTCACCTACGCCCACGCCTTGGCACTACGCTCGTGAGGTGGTATCTAGCGAGGCGGTATCTAGTCCTGCTCCCACTGACGCATACCATAATGGGTACACCAGCGGATATGATGCCGGATATAAAGCCGGATATGATGCTGGATACGATGCTGGATACGATGCCGCAAAGGCGACGCCCACGCCTACACCTACACCTACACCTACGCCTACGCCTAAACCCACGCCTAAACCTACACCTAAACCTACACCCACGCCTACGCCTAAACCTACCGTTAAACCTACGCCTACACCTACACCCACACCTGAACCATCAAGCGATATCATTGTCTACATCACAAAAACAGGTGAAAAGTATCATCGGGGTTCTTGCAGTTACCTACGGCAGTCCAAGATTTCGATAGAGCGATCGGAGGCTCAACGGCTTGGTTACACCGCCTGCAGTCGCTGCAAACCGGGATAAACGTACAAGAACTCAAGATGTTCGTCATCTTACCCCGTGTTTCCTGTAACCACCCTTTCGTCGCCGCCCCTCCGGGGGCGGCTTTTTATTGTGCGGAGGACTCGGCTATGCCAAACAAGTCATCTACCTTGCACTTATATAGGAGGGCAATCCGCGGCAACAGATCAGCCCGGGGATATGTTTCGCCTTTTTCCCACTGAGAGATTGCGCCTTGAGTCAGCCCCAGACTGTCAGCGACACTTTACTGGGTAAGTCCAGCTTCTTTCCTTTTGCGCTTGATTTTTTTCATTCTTTTCATCCCCCCCATCTCCCCGATTAGTAGTTACACTCTTATAATAGCATATCTCCTCGATTTGTCAAGAGTATTTTTAATATTTTTTTAAACATACTTGCAATTTATTAGACAATCTATTATAATAATACTAGGAGATGTTTTTATGAATAGGATAAAGGAATTGCGAAAAGAGAGAAAAATGTCTCAAATGTCGCTTTCAATCGCAGCAAATGTTCACCAAACAGCAGTAAGTCAATGGGAGACAGGGAAAACCAACCCAGATTTGGACACGCTCAAGCGCCTTGCGGATTTGTTTGGGGTATCCGTGGACTACATCCTGTATCGGACGGATGAGGTTAACCCAACCGCGCAACCACACATGCCTTCAACTGGGCTGGACGTCAGCGACGAGGTTCGGGAGCTCTCCGGGGAGTACGCCCGATTAAGCGACAAGGACAGATCCCTAGTGAAAAACTTGATCCAGACGCTGTCAGAAAAATCTCCCTGACCAAAACCGCGTCACTTCCTCCGCTTACCCATTGACATTCATGCGCATTATGCGTATAATATAATTATAAGGGAGATGGGTGCATGAAGTTTCGAGAGATAGAGAAAATCATACTGGCAGACGGATGGACATTTAAGAGCGCGAAAGGCTCTCATCATCAATATGTACATCCTACCAAGCCGGGCAAAGTAACTATCCCATGTCATTCCGGCGACATCGCCCACATCATTGTTAGAGCAATATTGAAACAAGCCGGATTATAAGGAGGTTTTAAAAGTGAAAATAACGTATCCCGCCATTTTTTATAAAGACGAAGAGAGCGGCGCCTACGCCGTTGAGGTTCCCGATCTCCCCGGGTGCGCTACAGGGGGAGATACACTCGCCGATGCTATATTGATGGGCACTGACGCCGCTTCAGGCTGGGTGCTTACCGAATTGGAAGAAGGCCGGTCAGTCCCGCCATCGAGTACGGTGAATGCCATTCAGCCCGACACAGGCGGTTTTGTTAGCCTGCTAGTACTGGACATGGACGCTTATACGGAAAAATTCGGAGACAAAGCAGTCCGTAAAAATCTCACCATTCCCGCATGGCTTAACACCTTTGCGGAATCACAGCACATCAATTTCTCTCAGGTGCTGCAAGAGTCATTGATAGAGATGTACCAACAGCAACATGCATAATACCCCTTTTCTTTCCGCCGCCCCTCCGGGGGCGTCTTTTATTGTGCGGGGTCGTCGGGAATCGTCCCGCCATAAAGGAGTTGGGCTAAGCTACACCCTAAGGCGCTCGCCAATCGCTGTGCGGTTCGCACTGGTAGCCTCTTTCCCTTCTCGCCACGCTCCAGGCGACAGTAGTATCCCTGGCTGACACCGGCAGATTTGGCTACCTGCGCCTGTGTCATCTCTGCTTGTCGCCGGAGCGCTTTCAGGGCATTCATAACATTCCCCCCTGTTTAATAAAATTACCCTTTGGGAATATATTATACCATTAGAGCGCGCTTGTCAATACCCACAGGGAAAAAAGTTTTACTTGATTTTAATTCCCTGCGGGTATATAATAATATTAAGGGTGGTTTATATGAATAGGATCAAGCACACTCGATTTATCCGAGGCATCTCCCAGAAGGAAGTCGCGACCACGCTCGGAGTGGCACAGCCGACTGTGAGCAACTGGGAAAAGGGCACAAAAACTCCCGGCGCGAGCAATTACCAGCGTCTGGCCTCTTTATTTGGTGTCTCCGTTGACTACCTAATGGGGTTTTCTGACGAGGGCGGCCTAACTTCGTTGCCCCTTGGTCCCCCGTTGCACCCGCCAAAACTTCCAGAGGTGAGGCCACCGAAAATCATGGAAGGTACACGCCCCATCGGAGACGCAGGCGTGCAGGAGTTTTTTCAGGATCTTAACGAACTGGTTGATAGACACCAGGACCTCCTCGGGGCTCAAAAAAATAAGCCGGCCGCCCAGGAAGGGCAGCCGGCCAGTGAGCGTGATATTACGATGGCGAAAATTGCAGCTAGGTTGAACGAGATGAACGACAAGGAATTTTCTCGGGCGGTGGAGATTTTTCGTCTTCTGGATTCCGAATAGATTCCCAGTAAGTTGCAACTTTTCCGTCCGCAAAATTTTGCAACTTCTGCAAAATTTCCTCCGTCAAGGTCACGCGTTTTTCTTTGCCCATATTCAGTTGGTCCCTCAACTTTCTTCCACGTCCTTGTGGAACATCGAATCCATTGATTGTAAAATCGAGGGAAATTTTTTGATAGTTTAGCCTCTCGCCGTAGAAATCACCAGAGCCGAACAAGTAAGCGGCATATGGGAACAAATTGATAAACTAGGACAAGGGAACGATATTGGAGAACAATTTTAAAGGGAGATCCCGTTTCCTATCTCGTACTCTCAGCGGTCGTGTACCTGTAGCTTTTAAGGCATCTCAAAAATCTAGATTTACAATAAGAAGGGCAGACGTGATTTGAGTGAAACACAAGACTAAGAGAGGTATTCTGGTAAGAGCCTTGCAAGCCTTTGGTGCGTTTTTTTTATTTTTGGGAGCGATTGGTATAATTTCAAAAATTTCTGACGCCATTTCTATCGCCATAAAAGGAGAACCATCAACGTTGCCTGTTGAAAACCTATCTATTGCCTACTTTTTTGTGGCTTCTTTCGCCCTTTTTGCCTTGGCACATAATGTTTTTAATTCCGACCTTTCGAGGATATATTTGCAAAATATCGATTTTTTAATGACGGCCGACATGACACACCGTGGCTTTCACTTTGTTAAGTGTAGTTCTTGTGGTTCCTACTATAGGGTAAATCAGAAGGTTTGCGAGACGTGTGTCGGCACCCCTTATACTATGGAAAAAATACCTCCCACACCAGAACCGCAGGATTTTCCCGATGGATTCCGCCCTCAATAAGCAATCACAATGAGCACAAAAGATCTCAAGTGGTTTTATGTGCCATCTATTTTAAATGTCTTCTTTGTTCATGATATAGGCTTCAGCGCGTTTTTCCTGAGAAACGTCCATAAATAGCACCCCCATAAGAACATATGAAAACGCGACTCACTAAATTCATTATACACAACTTTCAACGGACTTGTCAAAAATATCGACGTCTCTAAGCATTTTGTTGACGTCAACAAAAATGGCTCCGCGGGGAAGTGGCGCAAAGCGGAAACTTTTCAAAAGGAGCGGATATCATGCCAAGACGCGCGAACGGGGAAGGGACCTGGGCCCAACACGGCGACACGTATGAATACCGCGTGACCATCGACGGCAAGCGCCGGTCGTTTTCCGGCCGCACGAAAGGGGAGTGCCGCCGGCGCGCCAAGGATGCCGAAAACGCCCCCAAAATCGACAAAAAAATGACCGTGGCCCAGTGGGCCCCGATCTGGATGGAGGCGTATCGAAAAGGAAATATCGCACATGTTGCCTATGTAACCCAGAACAGTTATATCAAAAACCATATCACTCCCAAATTAGGGAAACTGCAAATGAGCGAAGTGAGACCCGTCCATTTGCAGGAGTTTTTGCAGGGATATAAGGCGCGATCCTGGTCTATGCGCTCTTGTCTTCGCTTGATCCTGAAGGGCATGTTCGCGGATGGGATTGAAAATAACCTATGTGCCGAGAACCCGGCCGCAGCTCTCAAGATCGGATCAAAGCCGAAGCGGCGACCGAAGGC
This sequence is a window from Oscillospiraceae bacterium. Protein-coding genes within it:
- a CDS encoding PBSX family phage terminase large subunit encodes the protein MSRRPVRHIEVSANRAFVPAHESRHFWRVLKGAASSGKSYDLAQEYILHLTDKAYTGAGLLVVRKTEASHRSSTYAELTGAVYRIFGDLWPRIWEIRSSPLSLRCKITGAWILFRGCKDAQQLERLKSVTVPSGKLCWVWVEEATELSERDVDLIALRIRGTLPPALWPQVTLSFNPVSSAHWIKARFFDTPHPDVCLHESTWRDNRFNPPDYADRMAALEKANPELYRVYALGEWGEVGGLILTRWRVDDCPENDGCYDALSGGLDFGFNDPSALLSVGVKDQVVYIRREIYQPGLVNAELIELAEGVIPRTTMLWADCAEPDRVREWQRARYLCRGVVKRPHDDVAQIDWLKAHQIIVDPSCKHTIRELQLWKWIRDEQSGAYTDRPVDVLNHAMDALRYSVSEWVRYTPDPVTGIPADDGLSRQYLEY
- a CDS encoding terminase small subunit encodes the protein MTAAAKKTKTTWKDGSARMWRFCEIYAADPEANATRAAKAAGYAAKNADSQACRLLKRSDVRAKIRELRADLVEQHGINRDSVILDLREVFRRCMQAQPVLEWDSAAKDYMPSGEYRFDARGAIKAAELLARITGLMDGELDGAMPDVAIVRGFGGGDGQ
- a CDS encoding helix-turn-helix domain-containing protein yields the protein MRELISVAEAAQRLGVNADTIKQWIRGGHVSWGQYVPPEKGKNNGHWVLRRQAMEIWLAGGAPVIQPQIVIQRPEDLEAIASYWARRARAALIT
- a CDS encoding helix-turn-helix domain-containing protein, which produces MANLLTCAQVAERFGVSVATVWRWIGHKELRAIKLSRKSYRIRPEDLAEFERRHETTDSSEQISE
- a CDS encoding Arc family DNA-binding protein, yielding MKKGDPYTKEADTRFTLRIPTELLDAIKKEADENKRSAGKQIEFILENWVRENAVE
- a CDS encoding helix-turn-helix domain-containing protein, with amino-acid sequence MGLTQGAISQWEKGETYPRADLLPRIALLYKCKVDDLFGIAESSAQ
- a CDS encoding helix-turn-helix domain-containing protein, which produces MNRIKELRKERKMSQMSLSIAANVHQTAVSQWETGKTNPDLDTLKRLADLFGVSVDYILYRTDEVNPTAQPHMPSTGLDVSDEVRELSGEYARLSDKDRSLVKNLIQTLSEKSP
- a CDS encoding type II toxin-antitoxin system HicA family toxin: MKFREIEKIILADGWTFKSAKGSHHQYVHPTKPGKVTIPCHSGDIAHIIVRAILKQAGL
- a CDS encoding type II toxin-antitoxin system HicB family antitoxin, which encodes MKITYPAIFYKDEESGAYAVEVPDLPGCATGGDTLADAILMGTDAASGWVLTELEEGRSVPPSSTVNAIQPDTGGFVSLLVLDMDAYTEKFGDKAVRKNLTIPAWLNTFAESQHINFSQVLQESLIEMYQQQHA
- a CDS encoding helix-turn-helix transcriptional regulator; protein product: MNALKALRRQAEMTQAQVAKSAGVSQGYYCRLERGEKGKRLPVRTAQRLASALGCSLAQLLYGGTIPDDPAQ
- a CDS encoding helix-turn-helix domain-containing protein, whose product is MNRIKHTRFIRGISQKEVATTLGVAQPTVSNWEKGTKTPGASNYQRLASLFGVSVDYLMGFSDEGGLTSLPLGPPLHPPKLPEVRPPKIMEGTRPIGDAGVQEFFQDLNELVDRHQDLLGAQKNKPAAQEGQPASERDITMAKIAARLNEMNDKEFSRAVEIFRLLDSE